The proteins below are encoded in one region of Brachyspira intermedia PWS/A:
- the ispE gene encoding 4-(cytidine 5'-diphospho)-2-C-methyl-D-erythritol kinase, producing MPIIKAPCKINISLDITSKRKDGYHLIESLFHTVNLYDIITIEKSDKYNITTSGKYALEDDKEENIVTKIFNHFKNNMNLNNDYNIHIEKNIPTGAGLGGGSSDAANIIKFFLSELNIDINDELIESFSSFGADIPFFIRGGCAWVSGIGEKIRNYDFTLPYNVILIYPNIHVSTKLAYSKFTPEDFNKSDLFYIKNMLDNKDINFERIVSKTYNVFEKNVFNLEKKIEEIKNKIESIIKRKVTMSGSGSSLFALYDNDDVMIEDDFQKLKNELNMDIYKLSLI from the coding sequence ATGCCTATAATAAAAGCGCCATGCAAAATAAATATTTCTCTTGATATAACTTCAAAAAGAAAAGACGGATATCATTTGATAGAATCTTTATTTCATACAGTTAATTTATATGATATCATCACTATTGAAAAATCTGATAAATATAATATTACAACAAGCGGTAAGTATGCATTAGAAGATGATAAAGAAGAAAATATAGTAACAAAAATATTTAATCATTTTAAAAATAATATGAATCTTAATAATGATTACAATATACATATAGAAAAAAATATTCCTACAGGGGCTGGACTTGGAGGAGGATCATCTGATGCTGCTAATATTATTAAGTTTTTTTTATCTGAATTAAATATTGATATCAATGATGAATTAATAGAATCTTTTTCTTCATTTGGAGCAGATATTCCTTTTTTTATTAGAGGAGGATGTGCTTGGGTTTCAGGTATTGGAGAGAAGATACGAAATTATGATTTTACGCTTCCTTATAATGTTATTTTAATATATCCGAATATACATGTTTCTACAAAATTAGCTTATTCAAAGTTTACTCCTGAAGATTTTAATAAATCAGATTTGTTTTATATAAAGAATATGCTTGATAATAAAGATATTAATTTTGAAAGAATAGTCTCAAAAACATATAATGTATTTGAGAAGAATGTTTTTAATTTAGAAAAAAAAATAGAAGAAATAAAAAACAAAATTGAAAGTATAATTAAAAGAAAAGTAACTATGAGCGGTTCAGGTTCTTCTCTTTTTGCTTTATATGATAATGATGATGTTATGATTGAAGATGATTTTCAAAAATTAAAAAATGAACTTAATATGGATATATATAAATTGAGTTTGATTTAA
- a CDS encoding chemotaxis protein CheB — MLGAIRILIAEDSKTTSALLNNVLANHYRLEVVSIVNNGIDAYKSIVAIKPDFVVMNIDLPLMGGIELLKLLKKENIQTNILIMSSLAQNKDLSSRALDLGALDIIYKPRNINAEFVKDNILNVILETIKNNQIKSDSAFDYNSTILNSCSMKEVIEDEEKTYMDKFDDNVKIMPYDQKQVATALSISFRKDFKAPLLVAIGISTGGPRALRIMLPSIPKDFPLPILISQHIPKEFSSSLISSLQDISSIRIKEAQVDEEILPSIVYVSPGDKNMGIYMDSKGKLRIKFYPDPDKKFVYTPCVDYLFNTIDDVLKDKAIAIVMTGMGNDGTSGMTRLYNHNNLTIAQDKLSCTVYGMPRSVIENKVAHVVLSLYDIAEFLVQYLRGKLK; from the coding sequence ATGTTGGGAGCTATCAGAATACTTATAGCAGAAGATTCTAAAACGACTAGTGCATTATTAAATAATGTATTAGCCAATCATTATAGATTAGAAGTTGTAAGTATTGTGAATAATGGTATAGATGCCTATAAATCTATAGTGGCAATAAAGCCAGATTTTGTTGTTATGAATATAGATTTACCTTTGATGGGCGGCATAGAATTATTAAAATTATTAAAAAAAGAGAATATACAAACTAATATTTTAATTATGAGTTCTTTGGCACAGAATAAGGATCTATCATCTAGGGCTTTGGATTTAGGTGCTTTGGATATAATATATAAACCTAGGAATATAAACGCTGAGTTTGTTAAAGATAATATACTTAATGTTATATTGGAAACTATAAAAAACAATCAAATAAAATCTGATTCAGCTTTTGACTACAATTCAACTATATTAAATAGCTGCAGTATGAAAGAAGTCATTGAAGATGAAGAAAAAACATATATGGATAAATTTGATGATAATGTAAAAATAATGCCTTATGATCAAAAGCAAGTTGCAACAGCTTTAAGTATATCTTTTAGAAAAGATTTTAAAGCTCCTCTTTTGGTGGCAATAGGTATATCTACAGGAGGCCCTAGAGCTCTTAGAATAATGCTTCCTAGTATTCCTAAGGACTTTCCTTTGCCTATACTAATATCACAGCATATACCTAAAGAATTTTCATCTTCTCTTATTTCTAGTTTGCAGGATATTTCTAGTATTAGAATTAAAGAGGCTCAGGTAGATGAGGAGATATTGCCTTCCATTGTATATGTTTCTCCTGGTGATAAAAATATGGGTATATATATGGACAGCAAAGGAAAATTAAGAATTAAATTTTATCCTGATCCTGATAAAAAATTTGTTTATACTCCTTGTGTGGATTATTTATTTAATACTATTGATGATGTTTTAAAAGATAAAGCTATTGCTATTGTTATGACTGGTATGGGTAATGATGGTACTAGCGGTATGACTAGATTGTATAATCATAATAATTTAACTATTGCTCAGGATAAATTAAGCTGTACAGTATATGGCATGCCTAGAAGTGTTATAGAAAATAAGGTTGCACATGTGGTATTATCACTTTATGATATTGCCGAATTTTTAGTGCAGTATTTGAGAGGAAAACTTAAATGA
- the lnt gene encoding apolipoprotein N-acyltransferase: MSKSNSYIIGVIILSIISAILLFLAFPPLNLFPMSFIALVPLNIIIFKADKIRYYVISSSIFVLLFFGTLLMWIVAFMLRELGSLISFLTLFTILFLLIFLFYFPAMLLSGFLSKKNPEFRFIIVPVVFTFMEYMRNIGFLGFPWGIIGYSQWNFPIFIQSADIFGVLGISFFVYFSNSIIAHYLLLYAEKDKIKYKKPYIPALIFISSFVLVIIYGAIKMNVEESRRTFQPKTNIALIQHAFDPNNQWNSIYTGEPFRKGVGGIQGFAEKFLLKSDKFKNEEKPDGSTQNGTIAIKRICSLAKDAALSKPSLIVYPETAAIEGYSFIVNNYKDILDVGVPDYAYPQIYNMYLFYEMIKYTQTYHLVGTVSIKENTNKDAYNQYSYYNSIEFVNDRGNKIDEYSKIKLVPGGESYPFQDNQFLLNTFPFKNIINFMYKQFDSAGANRWERGKKITVFNHPNGYRISGSICYESAFGDFMRKFAYNGAQALAVITEDSWSYSDESLLQHFYMSVFRAIENRRDIVHNGNSGVTGHISSTGKIISTLPFWKPDYMIANVALNDRITIYTRFGEWFVYLCIIAIIVFILSATTKTLFELKEIIKKRFFAKKLETVEEVALPSAKKVDEYIDNDNNHDLPSLDDLDELISKKETKSKITKENIVRENKAGKIAVIEEKKESPYKESDNNKKIVVNKKTNALENVNKNKEDKKLNSDQKIDLFSDNTINNSDKYSIFEEDKYTSAISSALTGIIEENEESLNNKDIKKNSNAIKGD, encoded by the coding sequence GTGTCGAAAAGTAATTCATACATAATTGGTGTAATTATATTAAGTATTATTAGTGCTATACTTCTATTTTTGGCTTTTCCTCCACTTAACTTATTTCCTATGTCTTTTATAGCTTTAGTACCGCTTAATATTATTATATTTAAAGCAGATAAAATTAGATATTATGTAATATCATCTTCTATATTTGTTCTACTTTTTTTTGGTACGCTTTTAATGTGGATTGTGGCTTTTATGTTAAGAGAGCTGGGATCCTTAATTTCTTTTTTGACTTTATTCACTATATTATTTTTATTGATATTTCTTTTTTACTTTCCAGCTATGCTGTTAAGTGGATTTCTTTCTAAAAAAAATCCTGAATTTAGATTTATAATAGTGCCTGTTGTATTTACATTTATGGAATATATGCGTAATATAGGATTTCTTGGTTTTCCTTGGGGAATAATTGGATATTCTCAATGGAATTTTCCTATATTCATACAATCTGCAGATATATTTGGTGTATTGGGAATTAGTTTTTTTGTTTATTTTTCTAATTCAATTATTGCTCATTATTTGTTATTATATGCTGAAAAAGATAAGATTAAATATAAAAAGCCTTATATTCCTGCTTTGATTTTTATATCATCATTTGTTCTAGTTATAATATATGGTGCTATTAAGATGAATGTTGAAGAATCAAGAAGAACTTTTCAGCCTAAAACTAATATAGCTCTTATACAGCATGCATTTGATCCTAATAATCAATGGAATAGCATATATACAGGAGAACCATTTAGAAAAGGTGTTGGAGGTATTCAAGGTTTTGCAGAGAAATTTCTTTTAAAATCAGATAAATTTAAAAATGAAGAAAAACCAGATGGATCTACGCAAAACGGTACTATAGCTATAAAAAGAATATGTTCTCTAGCAAAAGATGCTGCTCTTTCAAAACCATCTTTAATAGTATACCCTGAAACAGCTGCTATTGAAGGATATAGCTTTATTGTAAATAATTATAAAGATATTTTAGATGTTGGTGTGCCTGATTATGCATATCCGCAAATATATAATATGTATCTTTTTTATGAAATGATTAAATATACTCAAACTTATCATTTAGTTGGTACAGTATCTATAAAAGAAAATACTAATAAAGATGCTTATAATCAATATTCATACTATAATAGCATTGAATTTGTTAATGACAGAGGCAACAAGATAGATGAATATTCCAAGATAAAGCTTGTACCTGGCGGGGAATCTTATCCTTTTCAGGATAATCAGTTTTTGCTTAATACCTTCCCATTTAAAAATATTATTAACTTTATGTATAAGCAGTTTGATAGTGCCGGAGCTAATAGATGGGAAAGAGGAAAGAAAATAACAGTATTTAATCATCCTAATGGGTATCGTATTTCTGGGTCAATATGTTATGAAAGTGCTTTTGGCGATTTTATGAGAAAATTTGCTTATAATGGGGCCCAGGCTTTAGCTGTTATTACAGAAGACTCTTGGTCTTATAGCGATGAATCACTCCTTCAGCATTTTTATATGTCAGTATTTAGAGCTATAGAAAATAGAAGAGATATTGTTCATAACGGAAATTCAGGAGTTACAGGTCATATATCAAGTACAGGAAAAATTATTTCAACTCTTCCTTTTTGGAAGCCGGATTATATGATTGCAAATGTAGCACTTAATGATAGAATCACTATATATACTAGATTTGGAGAATGGTTTGTATATCTTTGTATTATAGCTATAATAGTATTTATATTATCAGCTACAACTAAAACATTATTTGAATTAAAAGAGATAATAAAAAAACGTTTCTTTGCTAAAAAATTAGAAACTGTAGAAGAAGTTGCTTTACCTTCAGCAAAGAAAGTTGATGAATATATTGATAATGATAATAATCATGATTTGCCTAGTTTAGATGATTTAGATGAGCTTATTAGTAAAAAAGAAACAAAATCTAAAATTACTAAAGAAAATATTGTTAGAGAAAATAAAGCAGGTAAAATTGCAGTAATAGAAGAAAAAAAAGAATCTCCTTATAAAGAATCAGATAATAATAAAAAAATAGTTGTAAATAAAAAAACTAATGCTTTAGAAAATGTTAATAAAAATAAGGAAGATAAAAAACTTAATAGTGATCAAAAAATAGATTTATTTTCTGATAATACTATAAATAATTCAGATAAATACAGTATATTTGAAGAGGATAAATATACATCAGCAATATCTTCTGCTTTAACAGGCATCATAGAAGAAAATGAGGAAAGCCTTAATAATAAAGATATAAAAAAGAATAGTAATGCAATAAAAGGGGATTAA
- a CDS encoding bacteriohemerythrin yields MDNNNEQQESTVFIKWVPLYETRHKLIDSQHKELVNIVNELYLATVDNNANTNEAFIKAIKKCIDYTQYHFKTEEKIMDLINYSDAENHKAMHKSFYLEIVDQIRKYEEGQPFVANKFIKFLKDWLLEHIGFQDKKFVNEIKEALKKKEANQ; encoded by the coding sequence ATGGATAATAACAATGAACAACAAGAAAGTACAGTATTTATTAAATGGGTGCCTCTATATGAGACAAGGCATAAGCTTATAGACAGTCAGCATAAAGAACTTGTTAATATTGTTAATGAGCTTTATTTAGCAACTGTTGATAATAATGCTAATACCAATGAAGCTTTTATTAAAGCTATAAAGAAATGTATAGACTACACTCAGTATCACTTCAAAACAGAAGAAAAAATAATGGATTTAATCAATTATTCAGATGCTGAGAATCATAAAGCTATGCATAAAAGTTTTTATTTGGAAATAGTTGATCAGATTAGAAAATATGAAGAAGGTCAGCCTTTTGTAGCTAATAAGTTTATTAAGTTCTTAAAAGATTGGCTTTTAGAGCATATTGGTTTCCAAGATAAAAAATTTGTAAATGAAATTAAGGAAGCTTTAAAAAAGAAAGAAGCTAATCAGTAA
- the hslU gene encoding ATP-dependent protease ATPase subunit HslU: MSFDAKLESELTPRKIVEALDQYIIGQTEAKRSVAIALRNRYRRRHLPDDLRDEVAPKNIILIGPTGVGKTEIARRLAKLVNAPFIKVEATKYTEVGYVGRDVESMVRDLVNVAIFDLKTAMMKEVEKEATEIALDKLAKLLLPSVKKENDENISEEEAEKKKNAKEQIKKRIQNGDFDESYVEIKISSGNNRMFGIIPGMGFEESDMIQSMVGSIMPTNKKHKRLRVKEAKKYLINEASESLIDMDKITSDALSLTENMGIIFLDEIDKIASGNKTDSADVARHGVQRDLLPIVEGTTVNTRYGPIKTDHILFIAAGAFHINKPSDLIPELQGRFPIRVELKALSKEDFKDILVNPKNAITKQYQELLKTEGVTIEFEEEALSAIADIAYNINTNVENIGARRLYTIMEKVFEEISFSADEHKGEFIKINADNIKESMKDIEDNRDISRYIL; encoded by the coding sequence ATGTCATTTGATGCGAAATTAGAAAGCGAACTTACGCCTAGAAAAATAGTAGAGGCATTAGATCAGTATATAATAGGACAAACAGAGGCTAAACGTTCTGTTGCTATAGCTTTGAGAAATAGATATAGAAGAAGACATTTACCTGATGACTTGAGAGATGAGGTTGCTCCTAAAAATATAATCCTTATAGGACCTACAGGTGTTGGTAAAACTGAAATAGCTAGAAGACTTGCTAAATTAGTAAATGCTCCTTTTATTAAAGTTGAGGCTACTAAATATACAGAAGTAGGTTATGTGGGACGTGATGTTGAGAGTATGGTAAGAGATTTGGTAAATGTTGCTATATTCGATCTTAAAACAGCCATGATGAAAGAGGTAGAAAAAGAGGCTACAGAAATAGCTTTGGATAAATTAGCTAAATTACTTCTTCCTTCTGTAAAAAAAGAAAATGATGAAAATATATCTGAAGAAGAGGCAGAAAAGAAGAAAAATGCCAAAGAACAGATAAAAAAACGTATACAGAATGGTGATTTTGATGAAAGTTATGTAGAAATCAAAATATCATCAGGCAATAACAGAATGTTTGGTATAATTCCCGGTATGGGCTTTGAAGAAAGCGATATGATTCAGTCTATGGTAGGAAGTATTATGCCTACAAATAAGAAACATAAACGTTTGAGAGTTAAAGAGGCTAAAAAATATTTAATTAATGAAGCTTCAGAATCTCTTATAGACATGGATAAAATTACATCCGATGCTTTAAGTCTTACTGAGAATATGGGTATAATATTTTTGGATGAGATAGATAAAATAGCAAGCGGCAATAAAACAGATAGTGCAGATGTTGCCCGTCATGGCGTACAAAGAGATTTACTTCCTATAGTTGAAGGTACTACTGTTAATACAAGATATGGTCCTATAAAAACAGATCATATATTGTTTATAGCGGCAGGAGCTTTCCATATAAATAAACCTTCTGATTTAATTCCAGAGCTTCAAGGTAGATTCCCTATAAGAGTTGAGTTAAAGGCTTTATCTAAGGAAGATTTCAAAGATATACTAGTTAATCCTAAGAATGCCATAACAAAACAGTATCAGGAACTATTAAAGACAGAGGGTGTAACTATAGAATTCGAGGAAGAGGCTTTATCGGCTATAGCAGATATAGCTTATAATATCAACACTAATGTAGAAAATATAGGAGCAAGAAGACTTTACACTATTATGGAAAAAGTTTTTGAGGAAATTTCTTTTAGTGCTGATGAACATAAAGGTGAATTTATAAAAATTAATGCCGATAATATAAAAGAGTCTATGAAAGATATCGAAGATAACCGCGATATAAGTAGGTATATATTGTAG
- the hslV gene encoding ATP-dependent protease subunit HslV: MFKGTTICAVCRDGVTAIAGDGQVTLGETVMKPNAVKLRKLYGGKVISGFAGSTADAFTLFEKFEKRLQEFSGDLTRAAVELAREWRTDKMLRNLQALIIVASKEKMLLLSGNGDVIESENNILAIGSGGQYAKAAAMALSENTDLSAEEIARKSLEIASKICIYTNSNISLEVIK, from the coding sequence ATGTTTAAAGGCACTACAATATGTGCAGTATGCAGAGATGGTGTTACAGCAATAGCTGGAGATGGACAGGTTACATTAGGTGAAACTGTTATGAAGCCTAATGCAGTAAAATTAAGAAAATTATACGGCGGTAAAGTGATATCAGGTTTTGCTGGATCTACTGCCGATGCTTTTACATTATTTGAAAAATTTGAGAAAAGACTTCAAGAATTTTCAGGCGATTTAACAAGAGCAGCAGTTGAGCTTGCACGCGAATGGAGAACTGATAAGATGCTTAGAAATTTACAGGCACTTATTATAGTTGCTAGTAAAGAAAAAATGCTTTTACTTTCAGGTAACGGCGATGTTATAGAAAGTGAGAACAATATATTAGCTATAGGTAGCGGAGGACAGTATGCTAAAGCTGCAGCAATGGCATTAAGTGAAAATACAGATCTATCTGCTGAAGAAATAGCTAGAAAATCGCTTGAAATAGCTTCTAAAATATGTATATACACTAACAGCAATATTTCTTTGGAGGTAATAAAGTAA
- a CDS encoding ankyrin repeat domain-containing protein produces MKHIRFLIILLTFSYSVFALTANETNLFNAINEKNSDNVSNILNNSADIDINVLDDEGYTPLHRAVLNKDLDTVNVLLENENIDINSKLDMKVSIDGWYLGGATPLILASYIGDTNIVSVLLENNADIKAQDDVDGSMAIHMASANGNNDVVMILLDKDPTTINDVDNRGNTPLHWAAMKDKPETVKLLMENGADIESKDADGWTPLHYAAAFSSLQTVQTLVDLGADKMSKTKDGNEPIYYAKGDDVKNYLAGNDNIAREGTPEDNLEGDETVVADNNTADNNTEEAVNNEEETVAEEEVTEENEEYAQNDTAEEEVTGENEEEVVEEQTEEVYVDNTINAVDLDVKQLELLVAVKNNDIIALNTLIKEGVNPNFVDENGYTPLHLAVINSNLDTVEALLKYKDINKEAKLPYKATLDNWYLGGATPLIVASYVGNADIVYTLIEAGCDIKARDDIDGAMPIHVASANGNDDVVILLLEKDKTLVNEADKNGNDTPLHWAAMKNKPSTINVLLKYDADTKIQNSDGNTALHYAAMYASSDVVKNIVASDKSSVNMANNENMYPIHYAALENNTDALVALVQNGKADVNIKDSNNDTALHYAAAYGNMDSVVALVEKCQADKTLKDSDGYTAADLALDNGYNNIANYLRGAAYIPDNNQDNTGNEQELILPEYNKKPNLDKKWW; encoded by the coding sequence GTGAAACATATTAGATTTTTGATTATACTATTGACTTTTAGTTATTCTGTATTCGCATTAACTGCAAATGAAACTAATTTATTTAATGCAATTAATGAAAAAAATTCAGATAATGTATCAAATATATTGAATAATTCCGCAGATATAGATATAAACGTTCTAGATGATGAAGGATATACTCCTTTGCATAGAGCTGTTTTGAATAAAGATTTGGATACTGTAAATGTTTTATTAGAAAATGAAAACATAGATATAAACTCTAAATTAGATATGAAAGTAAGTATAGATGGCTGGTATTTAGGAGGTGCCACTCCATTAATATTAGCTTCATATATTGGTGATACTAATATTGTTTCAGTTTTACTTGAGAATAATGCTGATATTAAGGCTCAAGATGATGTTGACGGAAGTATGGCTATACATATGGCTTCTGCTAATGGTAATAATGATGTTGTAATGATACTTTTAGATAAAGATCCTACTACTATAAATGATGTAGATAATAGAGGAAATACTCCATTACATTGGGCTGCTATGAAGGATAAGCCTGAAACTGTTAAATTATTAATGGAAAATGGAGCAGATATAGAATCTAAAGATGCAGATGGATGGACTCCTTTACATTATGCTGCTGCTTTCTCTTCTCTTCAAACAGTACAGACTCTTGTTGATTTAGGTGCTGATAAAATGAGCAAAACTAAAGATGGAAATGAGCCTATATATTATGCCAAAGGCGATGATGTTAAGAATTATTTAGCAGGCAATGATAATATAGCAAGAGAAGGTACTCCTGAAGATAATTTGGAAGGAGATGAAACTGTTGTTGCTGATAATAATACTGCAGATAATAATACAGAAGAAGCTGTGAATAATGAGGAAGAAACAGTAGCAGAAGAAGAAGTTACGGAAGAAAATGAAGAATATGCTCAAAATGATACTGCAGAGGAAGAAGTTACAGGAGAAAATGAGGAAGAAGTTGTAGAAGAGCAAACTGAAGAAGTATATGTTGATAATACTATAAATGCTGTTGATTTAGATGTTAAGCAGTTAGAGCTTTTAGTTGCTGTTAAAAATAATGATATAATAGCTTTGAATACCTTAATAAAAGAAGGCGTTAATCCTAATTTTGTAGATGAAAACGGATATACTCCTTTACATTTAGCTGTTATAAATAGCAATTTAGATACAGTAGAGGCTTTGCTTAAATATAAAGATATAAACAAAGAAGCAAAACTTCCTTATAAAGCTACTTTAGATAATTGGTATTTAGGCGGGGCTACTCCTTTAATAGTTGCTTCTTATGTAGGTAATGCTGATATAGTTTATACTTTAATAGAGGCAGGCTGCGATATAAAAGCTAGAGATGATATAGATGGTGCTATGCCTATTCATGTAGCTTCAGCAAATGGAAATGATGATGTTGTTATATTGTTATTAGAAAAAGATAAAACATTGGTAAATGAAGCTGATAAAAATGGAAATGATACTCCATTACATTGGGCTGCTATGAAGAATAAACCTTCCACAATTAATGTACTTTTGAAATATGATGCTGATACAAAAATACAAAATTCTGATGGAAATACAGCTTTACATTATGCTGCCATGTATGCATCTTCTGATGTTGTAAAAAATATAGTTGCTTCTGATAAATCTAGTGTTAATATGGCTAATAATGAAAATATGTATCCTATACATTATGCTGCTTTAGAAAACAATACTGATGCTTTGGTAGCATTAGTTCAGAATGGAAAGGCAGATGTTAATATAAAAGATTCTAATAATGATACAGCTTTACATTATGCTGCTGCTTATGGTAATATGGATAGTGTTGTGGCATTAGTAGAAAAATGCCAAGCTGACAAAACATTGAAAGATAGTGATGGGTATACAGCTGCTGATTTAGCTTTAGACAATGGTTATAATAATATAGCTAATTATTTAAGAGGTGCTGCTTATATACCTGATAATAATCAAGATAATACAGGTAATGAACAGGAATTAATACTTCCTGAGTACAATAAAAAGCCAAATTTGGATAAAAAATGGTGGTAA
- a CDS encoding iron-containing alcohol dehydrogenase: MQSFIYNNPTKVIFGKNSEENTAKEIKNFGAKRVFIVYGTKSVKESGLLEKIENIIKKENIEYELFGGVRANPTLSHAREGVKKAIDFKADFILGIGGGSAIDTAKAIAHGAANPETDIWEFWTREKTLEKSLPIGCILTISAAGSETSNSSVLTNEETLDKRGFPTEFNRPKFAIMNPCLTFTLPYYQVACGIVDMLMHTFDRYFGDSENSINGDNNQTTDAIAEAVLRTIFKNGLIAMKDKNNYDAMSELMWCGSLSHNTLTGLGLTFDFIVHKFGHELSAKFDCAHGASLSVMWGSWAKYCLKDKKERFIQYSKNVWNIDDDTGLKGIEKTIEYFKQINMPTNFTELGVGIQSEEVLHDLTRRCIKDGKLEFKHFRALNREDVYNIFKMANV; this comes from the coding sequence ATGCAAAGTTTTATATATAACAATCCAACAAAAGTAATATTTGGAAAAAATTCCGAAGAAAATACAGCAAAAGAAATAAAAAACTTCGGCGCTAAAAGAGTATTTATAGTTTATGGTACAAAAAGCGTAAAAGAAAGCGGATTATTAGAGAAAATAGAAAATATAATAAAAAAAGAAAATATAGAATATGAACTATTCGGAGGAGTGAGAGCTAACCCTACACTATCACATGCTAGAGAAGGAGTAAAAAAAGCAATAGATTTCAAAGCTGATTTTATACTTGGCATAGGCGGCGGAAGTGCCATTGATACTGCCAAAGCTATAGCTCATGGTGCCGCTAATCCAGAAACAGATATATGGGAGTTTTGGACAAGAGAAAAAACTTTAGAAAAAAGTCTTCCTATAGGATGCATACTTACAATATCTGCTGCCGGAAGCGAGACAAGTAATTCTTCTGTACTTACTAATGAAGAAACTCTTGATAAAAGAGGTTTTCCTACAGAATTTAACCGTCCTAAATTTGCTATAATGAATCCTTGCTTAACTTTTACTTTACCATATTATCAAGTAGCATGCGGAATAGTGGATATGCTTATGCATACATTTGACAGATATTTCGGAGACAGTGAAAACTCTATAAACGGCGATAACAATCAAACAACAGATGCAATCGCCGAAGCTGTTTTGAGAACTATTTTTAAAAACGGCTTAATAGCGATGAAAGACAAAAATAATTATGATGCTATGAGCGAACTTATGTGGTGCGGAAGTTTATCACATAATACTTTAACAGGACTAGGACTTACTTTTGATTTTATAGTTCACAAATTCGGTCATGAATTGAGTGCAAAATTTGATTGTGCACATGGAGCAAGCCTTTCTGTAATGTGGGGTTCTTGGGCTAAATACTGTTTAAAAGATAAAAAAGAAAGATTCATTCAATATTCAAAAAATGTTTGGAATATAGATGATGATACAGGACTTAAAGGAATAGAAAAAACTATAGAATATTTTAAACAAATCAACATGCCTACCAACTTTACAGAATTAGGAGTGGGAATACAAAGCGAAGAAGTTTTGCATGATTTAACAAGAAGATGCATCAAAGATGGTAAATTAGAGTTTAAACATTTCAGAGCTTTAAATAGAGAAGACGTTTATAATATTTTCAAAATGGCTAATGTTTAA
- the fabZ gene encoding 3-hydroxyacyl-ACP dehydratase FabZ, translating to MEKININKIMELLPHRYPFLLVDRVESVEEGKIHAIKNVTFNEPQFTGHFPESPIMPGVLMIEALAQTSGIYCYTKILKPDEYGKKFMFFAKIDNVKFKNPVIPGDVMDMFVTVEAFSNNLLKTHGEVKVNDKLACSGDLGLFLVDKEAMKIDK from the coding sequence ATGGAAAAAATTAACATAAATAAAATAATGGAATTATTACCTCATAGATACCCTTTCCTACTAGTAGATAGAGTAGAAAGCGTTGAAGAAGGTAAAATACATGCTATAAAAAATGTAACTTTTAATGAACCTCAGTTTACAGGACATTTTCCGGAAAGCCCTATTATGCCAGGCGTTTTAATGATTGAAGCATTGGCTCAAACTTCTGGTATTTACTGCTATACAAAAATTTTAAAGCCTGATGAATATGGCAAAAAATTCATGTTCTTTGCTAAAATAGATAATGTTAAATTTAAAAATCCTGTAATACCAGGAGATGTTATGGATATGTTTGTGACTGTTGAAGCATTTAGTAATAATCTGCTTAAAACTCATGGAGAAGTAAAAGTTAATGATAAATTAGCTTGCTCTGGAGATTTAGGTTTATTTTTAGTTGATAAAGAAGCTATGAAAATAGATAAATAA